The following are encoded in a window of Microtus ochrogaster isolate Prairie Vole_2 unplaced genomic scaffold, MicOch1.0 UNK223, whole genome shotgun sequence genomic DNA:
- the LOC101986930 gene encoding olfactory receptor 6C3-like isoform X2 yields the protein MRNHSVITEFVLLGISDTPELQAVIFFFLFIAYILSVCGNLTIITLTLLDSQLKTPMYFFLRNFSFLEIIFTSVSIPRFLESIVTQVKTISYNNCFAQLFFFISMGVSEFFLLTAMSYDRYVAICKPLHYTVIMSQKVCAFLVLTSWLGGFLTIFPLLMLFLKLDFCASNVVDHFCCDYFPILQLSCSDTWFLETIGFYFAFITLLFTLALVILSYIYIISTILRFPSASQRKKAFSTCSSHMIVISLSYGSCIFMYVKPSANERASLTKGVALLNTSIAPMLNPFIYTLRNQQVKQSFNDLINKLILLGKQ from the exons ATGAGAAACCATTCTGTGATTACAGAGTTTGTGCTCTTGGGCATTTCAGACACACCTGAGCTTCaggctgtaatttttttctttttattcattgctTACATATTAAGTGTGTGTGGAAACCTAACCATCATCACCCTCACCTTGCTTGACTCTCAGTTAAAGACGCCTATGTATTTCTTCCTCCGGAATTTCTCCTTCTTAGAAATTATATTTACCAGTGTTTCCATTCCTAGATTTTTGGAGTCAATAGTTACTCAAGTCAAGACAATCTCTTACAACAACTGTTTTGctcagttatttttcttcatctccatGGGAGTGTCTGAGTTCTTTCTTCTAACCGCTATGTCTTATGATCGCTATGTTGCCATCTGCAAGCCACTGCATTACACCGTCATCATGAGTCAGAAAGTTTGTGCCTTTCTTGTTCTCACCTCATGGCTGGGAGGGTTTCTGACCATCTTCCCACTGCTCATGTTATTCCTCAAGTTAGATTTTTGTGCTTCAAATGTCGTTGACCATTTCTGCTGTGACTACTTCCCCATTTTACAACTGTCATGCTCAGATACATGGTTTTTAGAAacaattggtttttattttgcctttatcACTTTGTTGTTCACACTGGCCCTAGTGATTCTGTCATACATCTACATCATCAGCACCATCCTGAGGTTCCCATCTGCCAGCCAGAGGAAAAAGGCTTTCTCCACCTGCTCCTCTCACATGATTGTCATCTCCCTCTCTTATGGAAGCTGCATCTTCATGTACGTCAAACCTTCTGCCAACGAAAGGGCATCGCTGACCAAAGGGGTGGCTCTTCTCAATACTTCAATTGCTCCCATGTTGAACCCTTTTATTTACACGTTAAGAAATCAACAAGTCAAACAATCCTTCAATGATTTGATTAATAAA CTCATTCTACTTGGGAAACaatga
- the LOC101986930 gene encoding olfactory receptor 6C3-like isoform X1, with product MRNHSVITEFVLLGISDTPELQAVIFFFLFIAYILSVCGNLTIITLTLLDSQLKTPMYFFLRNFSFLEIIFTSVSIPRFLESIVTQVKTISYNNCFAQLFFFISMGVSEFFLLTAMSYDRYVAICKPLHYTVIMSQKVCAFLVLTSWLGGFLTIFPLLMLFLKLDFCASNVVDHFCCDYFPILQLSCSDTWFLETIGFYFAFITLLFTLALVILSYIYIISTILRFPSASQRKKAFSTCSSHMIVISLSYGSCIFMYVKPSANERASLTKGVALLNTSIAPMLNPFIYTLRNQQVKQSFNDLINKVMFHRNK from the coding sequence ATGAGAAACCATTCTGTGATTACAGAGTTTGTGCTCTTGGGCATTTCAGACACACCTGAGCTTCaggctgtaatttttttctttttattcattgctTACATATTAAGTGTGTGTGGAAACCTAACCATCATCACCCTCACCTTGCTTGACTCTCAGTTAAAGACGCCTATGTATTTCTTCCTCCGGAATTTCTCCTTCTTAGAAATTATATTTACCAGTGTTTCCATTCCTAGATTTTTGGAGTCAATAGTTACTCAAGTCAAGACAATCTCTTACAACAACTGTTTTGctcagttatttttcttcatctccatGGGAGTGTCTGAGTTCTTTCTTCTAACCGCTATGTCTTATGATCGCTATGTTGCCATCTGCAAGCCACTGCATTACACCGTCATCATGAGTCAGAAAGTTTGTGCCTTTCTTGTTCTCACCTCATGGCTGGGAGGGTTTCTGACCATCTTCCCACTGCTCATGTTATTCCTCAAGTTAGATTTTTGTGCTTCAAATGTCGTTGACCATTTCTGCTGTGACTACTTCCCCATTTTACAACTGTCATGCTCAGATACATGGTTTTTAGAAacaattggtttttattttgcctttatcACTTTGTTGTTCACACTGGCCCTAGTGATTCTGTCATACATCTACATCATCAGCACCATCCTGAGGTTCCCATCTGCCAGCCAGAGGAAAAAGGCTTTCTCCACCTGCTCCTCTCACATGATTGTCATCTCCCTCTCTTATGGAAGCTGCATCTTCATGTACGTCAAACCTTCTGCCAACGAAAGGGCATCGCTGACCAAAGGGGTGGCTCTTCTCAATACTTCAATTGCTCCCATGTTGAACCCTTTTATTTACACGTTAAGAAATCAACAAGTCAAACAATCCTTCAATGATTTGATTAATAAAGTAATGTTTCATAGAAACAAATGA